Genomic segment of Trichoderma breve strain T069 chromosome 7 map unlocalized scaffold00007, whole genome shotgun sequence:
GATATCAAAGCTGGTCATGTGAAAACGGCTCGATGGGAATGGGTTGTAGAGAAAAATGGCGATTGATACTGCCAGCTTGCGGCATTGCTGGCTTACCCTGGTGCTACTAAGTACTGCTGTGTTAGAAGGCAGCAAGTATTGATGCAATTATGCCTCTTGTACCTACACAATTACAGACATGGAGTATAAGGCAGAATGGAGATTTAAGCACTTGCAAAGTACCTTTTTCAACCTGGCTCTTAAAGTAATAACAAGCATTAAAGTGAATCAAGGATggagcaaacaaacaactcCCTTGCTTGCATCAAACAATCGGCGTTGCAGTAGCATCTCGTTCACCGCACATTCGTTGGGCCCTGAGACATTGCTCCTGGGCGCTTGCAGCTGCTCTGCATTGCAGTGGTTGTACATACAGCCTCCAGCCTCCAGCCTCCAGTACCTGCTCGGTACCGCCTGGGCAGCATCGCGGCTTGCGCTACGAAGGACGGAGAACAGACCagaagagatgatggatcCCAGCTGGGTCTGCAGGCCCCAAACAGGCAGGCGGTAGGCACGCGAGCTGCCCTGCAACAAGCTTTTACTGCCGGCGCTGCTCGCCGCTTGGCTGGCGCGGTACAAGGCAGGACCTCCGTCTCTGGGcagaaagagggaaaacgaGGCAGGGAGGGGCTGATTCCAGGTCCTCGCAGGTAGCGGGCGAGGGCGGTGATGTCACGTGCGGGCAGCCCACCCCTGGCGACTGAATTTTTCGCTTGATGATGGGAGGCAAGGTCTTGCTCCCTTGTCTCCAGTTCCCCGCCGCCTTCAAAAGAACTCAGGTCAAAGACCATCCGGTGCAACTTTTCGACGTCCACACCACCCTCGCGTCGTCCAAAAACCCACAAGGTATGTGTCCAACCTATTGGTTTTGCCTTAATTTTCCCTCTCTCGCGCACGTCTAGATGAGCTGCCGGCCGTTTTAGATTTATATGCACATCAACAAACCGTTGCTCGCGTTCAGGATTCGAAATCAATCAGACTAACGCCATCTCGCAGGACCCCGCCTGTTTACATCACCTCACGCTCGTCGCTAATCACTCGAGCCGTCAATATGGCTGAGCAACAGACTCCTACCTTCAAGCTTGTGCTTGTCGGCGATGGTGGTACCGGCAAGGTGTGTTATTTCTTGGTTCATGGATATCAATCGGCGCTGCACGCAAACGAGATCGAAAACGATGCTCCTGCCTGTCGTGGCGAAcgatgattttttttttctttccctgATGGCGATCTACGCATTGGCGTCCACCACTCGCTAACAAACCTTTGACGCAATAGACCACCTTTGTCAAGCGTCACTTGACTGGTGAATTTGAGAAGAAGTACATGGCCACCCTCGGTGTCGAGGTTCACCCCCTTGGCTTCACCACCGTGAGTTTCAACACACCGCCGCCGTCGATAGCGCGCCACATATACTGATATGCAACCAGAACTACGGTCAGATCCAGTTCGATGTGTGGGATACCGCCGGTCAGGAGAAGTTCGGTGGTCTCCGTGATGGTTACTACATCAACGGCCAGTGCGGTATCATCATGTTCGATGTGACATCCCGTATCACATACAAGAACGTCCCCAACTGGCATCGTACGTCACCCTCCTTGGATATCCATCCTGAACATAAACCGTGTTGGATAGTGGTACTGACTCATGGTTGCAGGTGATCTTGTCCGCGTTTGCGAGAACATCCCCATCGTCCTGTGCGGTAACAAGGTTGATGTGAAGGAGCGAAAGGTTAAGGCCAAGACCATCACCTTCCACCGAAAGAAGAACCTCCAGTACTACGACATCTCCGCCAAGTCCAACTACAACTTCGAGAAGCCCTTCCTGTGGCTGGCCCGCAAGCTCGTTGGCAACCCCGCCCTGGTTAGTATTCCCGTTGACGTGAAGTTCCAGTATGTCGTGACAATGCGCTGACTAACTGTCAATATAGGAGTTCGTTGCTGCCCCCGCCCTGGCTCCTCCCACCGCCCAGGTCGACGAGGCTCTCTTGGAGCAGtacaagaaggagatggacGAGGCCGCCGCCATGCCTCTTCCTGGTGAGCTGTCTGACGATGATCTGTAAACGAATCGCACGACGGCGAAAAGTGTTttattgatgatgctgggACATCCCGGATTACTTGAGGATTAAGCCATCGGCAGCTGGAATGACCGTTTATGATAAAGGAAGGGGATTTCCGGGTTTACATGAGCTCGACTGGAGAGGGCAAGGCTATAATACCCTTGGTACCTCGTTGGGGGGTAGATTATTGGGGCGTCGCCGCAGGGAGTGCGGCAAAAACCAACCTAGCTAGACTTTTTTCATATTAAAGACACCTATTTCGTACCACTATGCCCAATTTTACGTTTTGATTTTACCTGACTCGTCGAGATGGAAAGTGAGTGGTGAAATAAACATATTGCTATATGCGGAATAGCAACTTGATAACCAACTTGTGAGTTGTTACTGTCTGAGACAAACTATCTCTCCACTGTCGTCTGTCTATTAcatatccatggatgctaATCCGTGGAACAATGACAAGACCATGAGCTGGCAGGGCATCTAAATCGGCAGATGCTGGCTGACTGCTTTCTCAGCCTGGTTCTCACCGAACAAGATCGAACAAGGCAAGGAATGCATAGGTAGTTACGTTACTAGGTAGTAAGATTAGTGCAGACAAGGAGATGCGAGCATCCATCACCTGTGCAGAGATATCAGATCTGCAAGCAACAGCTGTTTCGGCCGGTCGGTGCTTTGTtgtatgagtatgagtaATTGTCTTGCACGCTGCAACACTGCATGTACGATAACGGGCCTATTTGGTCTCGCAAGTCTGGTAAGTTCCTAGGTAGTCAGCACCGCATATGATGGAAGCTGTATACATAATGCATCGTTGGTATAAGGAGGAATATTCTATACGTGTATGGAATTAATATCTCCGTGCACGGATGCATATAGGGaataactacatgtattcagCGTCCCAAATTGGCTACTTGTATTCAGCAGCCTAGCGACTGCGTGGACTTCAAGTATCGAAATGGATGTAAAAGAAAGCTATCTATTTACTACTGTAGACATTTAGTTGAAGAGTATATAAACAATTCTTTGGATATCTGCTATTATAACTAGTTTTTGTTATTATGGTTATGTTCCTCTAATATATGCCACTCtagctacatgtatattCCTCTATTATCTGCTATTATAGCTACTAGGTACGTCTCTCGAGTGTTTCTTACTATAAATACATTCTTCCagtatttactattatatcaTATTTCCCTTTACTATTTGCTACGCAGTAAATGTAGCCAAAATGCAAGTTGTTTATGAattgatgttcttcttctgcgTCTCGCTACTGACGCCTTGCACACACAGCTAACCTTGACGACCTGTAACATTTTTGATAGCTGGAGAACTGACTAGCCACTCCCCTGTTCTTGACAGCACCAGACAGCGAGACATCTAGACTTGTGGAATGCATGTCGGACAACGCATTCATGTGCGAGGAGCTCCGTAGTTACTCCATACTGACTAACGAGGTCGGTCCAAGCAAAGATCCAATACGGGCCCCCTGTCTacgaagaagcagcaccaCGGCCTTGCCTAATTTTGGGTATGCTGCATGTAGAACCCAAAGGCAGCACGAGTAAGTATGTAACATGCCTTTTGCTAATGTAAGCAAGCATCAATATTTACATGATTCAAGTGCTTTATGTAGGTGGTAGGTACGCAATTGCAATAGTCTCTGCATTGCAGAAATTAGATTAGACCCAAGCCAAAACAGACTGAGTTGAAGAAAAGCAGTcagaaaggcaaagaagagaagaattGGTTGGGCACTACGAGGAAACGGGGGTGTGGTGCCTTTGACAGGGTAGCATTTTTGGTCTCCCTGCTTGGTCAACTGcggtgagagagagagaggcaaatgctgtggctgggctggggggGACGTGCGGGATGCAggatgcatgtacatgtaggaAGCAGGTGGCCGGGCCTGGACACGTACGACGTGGATGTGCTTGTACGGTACGGAGGAGGTATGCCATGTACTCGTAAGGCAATGTAGAGATACAGAGACGGCAGGGAAACGGAGCTGGCCATGTAAGTTGAGTTTGCAATGCATATGAGGAGAGAGGCCATTTGGAGGGCAAGGATTTGGTGTTTGATGcatttacggagtacagagTAGCTACGGATGAATTGGATCAGTGAATTGGGGAATAATTGAGTTGTTGTTTGACAGGAAGAGATGAAATTGGAGATGCAATATGACGTGAGGTGATGTGTTGTGGTCTCTGGAGAGAGGTAGAGAGAGATATggagagagagtgtgtgtgtgagtgaaAGTCGAAGACGAACGAGgcagaggcaaaaggcaAGAAGGCACGCAAGAGGCCAGATGGAGAGGGTGGTGTCAGGTGAGGCCCCAGAACAAGAGTCAAAAAGGCGGAAGGCATTCAATTAATCGTACATAGATTAGGCCTGGGCGAATCTGCCGAGGCCAGCGCATAGCATTGGGCACGGCTGCTTTGCCGTTGAAGAGGCCGGAGGAGCGGACGGCCGTGATAGGCCAATGCGGTTCGCACGTACGGAGCCAGATGCAGTATGATATCCTGGGCAAAGGACTGGACCAGGGGAGCCAAGGCGGTCAAGCTTTTGGAGTTGAAAAGCACACGAGAGGCTTTGG
This window contains:
- a CDS encoding ras family domain-containing protein; protein product: MAEQQTPTFKLVLVGDGGTGKTTFVKRHLTGEFEKKYMATLGVEVHPLGFTTNYGQIQFDVWDTAGQEKFGGLRDGYYINGQCGIIMFDVTSRITYKNVPNWHRDLVRVCENIPIVLCGNKVDVKERKVKAKTITFHRKKNLQYYDISAKSNYNFEKPFLWLARKLVGNPALEFVAAPALAPPTAQVDEALLEQYKKEMDEAAAMPLPGELSDDDL